From the Fulvia fulva chromosome 2, complete sequence genome, one window contains:
- a CDS encoding Respiratory supercomplex factor 2 gives MKILTKEEEQEHYNATVYGGTLGGLAGTGVGALGVYAATMRYPAFRSLTLPFRAFLIASSGTFTAIIAADRYSRHYEQSRHPEQNYRDEQQSLQEQINAGKSQKEKTMAWLSDNRYSLVFGSWVASISLAMGIVGRNPYQTTQQKLVQARVYAQGFTLAAVIVSLAFEGGDRMNKTGRWETVKVLDPNDPTHKHMIEKKIHHERYAGEDQWMDMVEAEERRIKEREQAAKQREEAQHKNGNGKSKQKKLDLEKGKPEESKDSKLNAA, from the exons ATGAAAATCCTAACAAAAGAGGAAGAGCAGGAGCACTACAA TGCCACCGTCTATGGCGGTACACTGGGAGGCCTCGCCGGTACAGGCGTGGGCGCGCTGGGTGTCTACGCAGCTACGATGAGATATCCAGCATTCAGATCTCTCACACTACCATTCCGCGCATTCTTGATCGCATCCTCTGGCACATTCACAGCAATCATTGCGGCCGACCGATACTCAAGGCACTACGAACAATCGCGGCATCCAGAGCAGAACTACCGAGACGAGCAGCAATCCCTCCAGGAACAGATAAATGCCGGCAAATCGCAAAAAGAGAAGACAATGGCATGGTTGTCCGACAACCGCTACAGCTTAGTCTTTGGTTCATGGGTTGCTTCCATCTCTCTTGCGATGGGTATTGTGGGCAGGAACCCATACCAGACAACGCAACAGAAGCTCGTGCAAGCTCGTGTCTACGCTCAAGGATTCACACTCGCCGCAGTCATCGTGTCTCTGGCGTTTGAGGGTGGTGACAGGATGAACAAGACTGGCCGCTGGGAGACTGTCAAGGTCCTCGATCCAAACGATCCAACACACAAGCACATGATCGAGAAGAAGATCCACCACGAACGCTACGCTGGCGAAGATCAGTGGATGGACATGGTTGAGGCCGAAGAGCGACGTATCAAGGAGCGCGAGCAGGCGGCTAAGCAGCGTGAGGAGGCTCAGCACAAGAATGGCAATGGCAAGTCCAAGCAGAAGAAGCTTGACCTCGAGAAGGGTAAGCCAGAAGAGTCAAAGGATAGCAAGTTGAACGCCGCGTAA